A stretch of Lachancea thermotolerans CBS 6340 chromosome D complete sequence DNA encodes these proteins:
- the UBP8 gene encoding ubiquitin-specific protease UBP8 (similar to uniprot|P50102 Saccharomyces cerevisiae YMR223W UBP8 Ubiquitin-specific protease that is a component of the SAGA (Spt-Ada-Gcn5- Acetyltransferase) acetylation complex required for SAGA- mediated deubiquitination of histone H2B), translated as MSCQHLDQIFRNEKTRDGVLRAYNMIRYIIEHSSFQNRHLHSMRCSECLEINCGSTFMCLQCGVCGCWNKSHFALHSKKAGHIFGVNSSNGLLFCFKCGDYVGGNETLINSTLVKYWDDISVKSSLPVAKGRDGLCGLVNMGSTCFMSSIIQTLVHNPYVLKQCMNQNHYSRCDIQDSSSCFSCALDQIVMNFYGPTSDATFTSQQRGFVDLLLCSWKTNKNLAGYSQQDAHEFLQFFLNQLHADHVRVAQTNVKAENCNCILHTAFQGSLRSSILCTDCQDGSNITFDPMMDLSLDIKNKSTLVECLQSFHKGERLTDFNHHCSSCGSVQNPIKQMTIAKLPPVLVLQLKRFEHLMNGNNVKLNGEITYPAYLNMAPFCHHSEARSVPDMVYELVAVISQEGSVNQGHYTCMCKVPGGQWFRFNDTMIVSITEEDVLRQQAYLLFYVIRQIG; from the coding sequence AGGCATTTACACTCAATGAGATGTTCTGAATGTCTAGAAATTAATTGTGGATCAACCTTCATGTGTCTTCagtgtggagtgtgtggtTGCTGGAACAAAAGCCATTTCGCACTTCACAGCAAAAAGGCGGGACATATTTTTGGAGTGAACTCTAGCAACGGCCTTCTGTTCTGCTTCAAATGTGGCGATTATGTGGGCGGCAACGAAACGCTGATCAATTCTACGCTCGTGAAGTACTGGGACGACATCTCCGTGAAAAGTAGTTTGCCTGTTGCAAAAGGCAGAGACGGTTTGTGCGGCCTAGTGAATATGGGGTCAACCTGTTTCATGAGCAGCATTATTCAGACGCTAGTTCACAACCCGTACGTCCTTAAACAGTGTATGAACCAGAATCATTATTCTCGTTGTGACATCCAAGACAGCTCATCGTGCTTTTCCTGCGCTTTGGATCAAATCGTGATGAACTTTTATGGCCCAACCTCCGATGCAACGTTTACTTCGCAACAACGCGGTTTCGTAGATTTGCTCCTTTGCTCCTGGAAGACGAACAAGAATTTGGCAGGTTACTCGCAGCAGGACGCTCACGAGTTTTTGCAGTTCTTTCTAAATCAACTACACGCAGACCATGTCAGGGTCGCACAGACCAACGTAAAAGCGGAAAACTGTAACTGCATTCTACACActgcttttcaaggttcTCTCAGGAGCTCAATTCTTTGCACAGACTGCCAGGATGGCAGTAACATTACTTTTGACCCAATGATGGATCTGTCACTCGATATAAAAAACAAATCAACACTGGTGGAGTGTCTTCAGAGCTTTCACAAGGGGGAAAGACTCACGGACTTTAATCATCATTGTTCCAGTTGCGGATCCGTGCAAAATCCAATAAAGCAAATGACTATCGCAAAGCTTCCTCCTGTGTTAGTTTTGCAGCTAAAAAGGTTTGAGCATCTTATGAATGGCAATAACGTGAAACTTAATGGAGAAATAACATATCCTGCATACCTCAACATGGCCCCCTTTTGTCATCATAGCGAAGCTCGCTCGGTGCCAGATATGGTGTACGAATTGGTAGCTGTGATCTCGCAGGAGGGCTCTGTGAACCAAGGTCATTACACGTGCATGTGTAAGGTACCAGGTGGTCAGTGGTTCCGATTCAACGATACAATGATCGTTAGCATtacagaagaagacgtCCTTCGGCAACAAGCATATTTACTTTTCTACGTCATCCGCCAAATCGGCTAG
- the PLP2 gene encoding Plp2p (similar to uniprot|Q12017 Saccharomyces cerevisiae YOR281C), whose amino-acid sequence MQNEPLVKVDVDETEDTEWNDILRQHGVIPQRPPSPTAQLEEALEEALAKQHENRLEGLDFSDLEELEDEEDEEFLDIYRRKRMAEIQKLQEKSKFGQVFHINKPEYNKEITECSLGSKEKEDDGVYVFVHMSLESKMQSRILSSLFDQAARKFPQIKFVDIPANRAIENYPENNCPTLIVYYRGQVLKNLVTLLELGGNDTSITDLENLMVKVGAVDEKDERLAINADDDEAREERANRYTRKGIKSGITGKFNLGVGRDSDDDDFFD is encoded by the coding sequence ATGCAAAACGAGCCGCTAGTAAAGGTTGATGTGGACGAGACAGAAGATACGGAGTGGAATGATATTTTGAGGCAACATGGTGTAATTCCTCAAAGACCGCCTTCTCCTACCGCTCAGCTCGAAGAAGCCCTGGAAGAGGCGCTTGCGAAACAGCACGAAAACCGCCTGGAAGGGCTAGACTTTTCCGATTTGGAGGAGctagaagatgaagaggatgaagaattCTTAGATATctacagaagaaaaagaatggCGGAGATCCAAAAGTTGCAGGAGAAATCTAAATTTGGCCAGGTATTTCACATTAATAAACCAGAGTACAACAAAGAGATTACGGAGTGTAGTTTGGGTTccaaagagaaggaggatgACGGCGTTTACGTGTTTGTGCATATGTCTCTCGAAAGCAAAATGCAGAGTAGAATACTCTCAAGCCTTTTCGATCAGGCAGCTAGAAAGTTCCCGCAGATCAAGTTCGTTGATATTCCTGCTAATAGAGCTATAGAAAACTACCCCGAAAACAACTGCCCGACGTTGATTGTGTACTACCGCGGTCAAGTGCTCAAGAACCTGGTTACgctgcttgaacttgggGGCAATGACACCAGCATAACCGACCTCGAGAACCTTATGGTCAAGGTAGGAGCAGTCGACGAGAAAGATGAGAGGCTGGCAATTAATGCtgatgatgacgaagcTAGAGAGGAAAGGGCTAATCGCTACACAAGGAAAGGAATAAAGTCCGGTATCACGGGGAAATTTAACCTTGGAGTCGGCAGAGACAGCGACGatgatgatttttttgattaA
- the MRE11 gene encoding MRX complex nuclease subunit (similar to uniprot|P32829 Saccharomyces cerevisiae YMR224C MRE11 Subunit of a complex with Rad50p and Xrs2p (RMX complex) that functions in repair of DNA double-strand breaks and in telomere stability exhibits nuclease activity that appears to be required for RMX function widely conserved): MQEYPDPDTIRVLITSDNHVGYNENDPIAGDDSWKTFNEVLTIAKDYNVDMVLQGGDLFHVNKPSKKALYQVMKSLRLNCMGDKPCELELLSDPSLVFKFGEFSDVNYEDPNLNISIPVFSISGNHDDASGDTLLSPIDILQISGLVNHFGKVMESDNIEVTPLLFQKGDTKLALYGLASVRDERLFRTFKEGKVKFNVPAIRDGEWFNLMCVHQNHTGHTNTAFLPEQFLPDFLDLVVWGHEHECIPHLVRNPTKGFDVLQPGSSVATSLCDAESKEKQVFILEVRAGKHPNLTSIPLKTVRPFIMRDVSLKDVPGLKPHDKDSITSYLQQEVKAMITEGLEQKSARKRTADGAQEIIPSSDLPLVRLRVDYSGRNEADLDFQVENPRRFSNRFVGQVANTNNVIQLYKKRSGSKKLKEQMDVEALAKERDSNLGVQTMVKGLLKSMNLSLLPELGMNEAIGRFVEKDEKTALKDYIDREIDNEVKILISNQQLVNIEDIQDLKKLVKEVRSANSLASHRRPFDNYELAAASNASNQSVDSDSDFDIEATSSRFPITSKVTRAPRSTNHKTRAREQHPVSAEIVNSEGSDPGFSPMEIDDTHEDHQEHPSNVSRRETEVVEGSSDKKRTSRKNTQSRKNQPKAVRQKTPKTDMLNSLLARKRG, translated from the coding sequence ATGCAAGAATACCCGGATCCCGACACTATTCGTGTCCTGATAACTTCTGATAACCATGTTGGATATAATGAGAATGACCCCATAGCTGGGGATGATTCCTGGAAGACATTTAACGAGGTATTGACTATCGCCAAGGATTACAATGTTGACATGGTTCTTCAAGGAGGAGACCTGTTTCATGTCAACAAaccttccaaaaaagcacTTTATCAAGTCATGAAAAGTCTACGTCTAAACTGCATGGGTGACAAGCCATGCGAACTCGAGCTACTGAGTGACCCGTCGCTCGTGTTCAAGTTTGGTGAGTTTTCAGACGTAAACTACGAAGACCCTAACCTGAATATATCAATACCGGTGTTCAGCATATCGGGAAATCACGACGATGCCTCAGGTGACACATTACTGAGCCCAATCGACATCTTGCAAATTAGCGGCCTGGTAAACCACTTCGGTAAAGTGATGGAAAGCGATAATATCGAAGTTACGCCGCTCttgtttcaaaaaggaGACACCAAACTCGCCCTTTATGGGCTGGCCTCTGTGAGAGATGAGCGACTTTTCCGCACTTTCAAGGAGGGCAAAGTCAAGTTCAATGTTCCCGCCATCCGCGATGGCGAATGGTTTAACCTTATGTGTgttcatcaaaatcataCGGGGCACACAAACACTGCATTTCTTCCGGAGCAATTTCTTCCAGActttcttgatcttgttgtGTGGGGTCATGAGCACGAATGCATACCCCACCTTGTGCGCAATCCAACAAAAGGGTTCGATGTGCTGCAGCCAGGTTCTTCGGTCGCAACCTCATTGTGCGATGCTgaatcaaaagagaaacagGTATTTATACTCGAAGTTCGGGCTGGAAAGCACCCTAATCTCACCAGTATCCCTTTAAAAACTGTCAGACCTTTCATAATGCGAgatgtttctttgaaggaTGTACCTGGTTTAAAGCCCCATGATAAAGACTCAATTACCAGTTATTtgcaacaagaagtcaaaGCTATGATTACAGAAGGACTTGAGCAAAAGTCTGCGAGGAAACGTACGGCCGATGGAGCGCAAGAAATTATACCGTCTTCTGATTTACCTCTTGTTCGCTTGAGAGTAGATTATAGTGGAAGGAATGAAGCGGATTTGGACTTTCAGGTAGAAAATCCTCGGAGATTCAGCAATCGTTTCGTCGGCCAAGTAGCTAACACGAACAATGTCATTCAACTTTATAAGAAAAGATCGGGATCTAAGAAGCTAAAAGAACAAATGGATGTGGAGGCTTTAGCCAAGGAGAGAGACAGCAATCTTGGTGTGCAGACTATGGTCAAAGGTCTATTGAAATCCATGAATCTTTCTTTGCTACCAGAACTCGGGATGAACGAGGCTATAGGCAGGTTTGTCGAGAAAGATGAGAAAACTGCTCTCAAAGACTACATTGATCGTGAAATTGACAACGaagtcaaaattttgatctcaaaTCAGCAACTTGTGAACATCGAAGACATTCAAGATTTAAAAAAGCTTGTGAAAGAAGTTAGGTCGGCAAACTCTCTCGCTTCACACAGGCGGCCTTTTGACAATTACGAGTTGGCGGCTGCGTCCAATGCATCGAATCAATCAGTCGACTCTGATTCAGACTTTGATATTGAAGCAACTTCATCGCGTTTCCCTATAACATCAAAAGTCACAAGAGCGCCTCGTTCCACCAACCACAAAACAAGAGCTCGCGAGCAGCACCCGGTTAGCGCCGAAATCGTAAACTCTGAGGGAAGTGACCCAGGGTTTTCCCCCATGGAGATAGACGATACACACGAAGATCACCAGGAGCATCCCAGCAACGTATCGAGACGCGAAACTGAAGTCGTAGAGGGTTCATCAGATAAAAAGCGCACTTCGAGGAAAAATACACAAAGCCGGAAAAACCAACCCAAAGCTGTAAGGCAGAAAACGCCCAAAACAGATATGCTAAATTCTCTGCTTGCTCGGAAAAGAGGATGA
- a CDS encoding phosphoglycerate mutase (similar to uniprot|Q12040 Saccharomyces cerevisiae YOR283W), whose product MTKDASYYTANEDPGVLRIFVIRHGQTAENSKKILQGHLDTDLNETGIEQAHKLGSYLANDKKIKFDKIYTSDLKRCQQTLAQILDSYPKQDTPEVVKDSGLRERSMGEIQGMHLDQAEEYAAKHGKGSFRDFGEKPDAFGKRLTTAVNNIVEDCRDLKNIAMVSHGGSIRQLLMWLDYQEHDIRRIVVFNTSVTVIDYVKDAKRYDVKKVGMTQHLGSGEFVVSDLRLR is encoded by the coding sequence ATGACAAAGGACGCCTCCTATTATACAGCTAATGAAGATCCTGGTGTTTTAAGGATTTTTGTTATAAGACATGGCCAAACAGCTGagaattcaaagaagatTTTACAGGGACACTTGGACACCGATTTGAATGAAACTGGAATCGAGCAGGCACACAAACTGGGCTCATACCTTGCCAACGATAAAAAGATAAAGTTTGACAAGATATACACCAGCGATTTGAAGAGATGCCAGCAAACCCTCGCACAAATACTAGACAGCTACCCAAAGCAGGATACACCAGAAGTTGTCAAAGATAGTGGGCTGCGCGAGCGGTCCATGGGTGAAATCCAAGGCATGCACTTGGACCAAGCCGAGGAGTACGCCGCGAAGCACGGAAAAGGTTCCTTCCGCGATTTTGGAGAGAAGCCTGACGCCTTCGGAAAAAGGCTGACGACCGCGGTAAATAATATCGTGGAAGACTGTCGCGATCTGAAGAACATAGCAATGGTAAGTCATGGAGGTTCTATCCGCCAGCTTCTCATGTGGCTTGACTATCAAGAGCACGACATTCGTAGGAtcgttgttttcaacactTCTGTGACCGTTATAGACTACGTGAAAGACGCCAAACGCTATGATGTTAAAAAGGTTGGAATGACTCAGCACTTGGGTAGTGGTGAGTTTGTTGTATCCGATCTTCGGCTGCGTTAG
- a CDS encoding KLTH0D12848p (similar to uniprot|Q12305 Saccharomyces cerevisiae YOR285W) encodes MRYSYLGHPNRSQPKMWKAIVDAFNGNEGVQSGGKKQTYDFTAVNNIVQDPQSSKILVDVREPEEFEGGHIEKAVNMPFRSHPLALHEPAAEFEKNYGFKKPSKDAELVFLCASGFRAGNAREEATKSGYQNANVYPGSMKDWISKGGKTI; translated from the coding sequence ATGCGCTATTCTTATCTTGGACACCCTAATCGTAGCCAACCAAAGATGTGGAAAGCGATAGTTGATGCGTTTAACGGTAACGAAGGAGTGCAATCAGGTGGCAAGAAACAAACCTACGACTTTACAGCTGTTAACAACATAGTTCAAGACCCTCAGAGTTCCAAGATTTTGGTTGATGTCAGAGAGCCCGAAGAGTTTGAGGGAGGCCACATCGAGAAGGCAGTGAACATGCCATTCAGAAGCCACCCGCTAGCTCTCCATGAACCAGCTGCcgaatttgaaaagaactACGGCTTCAAGAAACCCTCAAAGGACGCGGAACTAGTTTTTCTCTGCGCTTCAGGATTTAGAGCTGGCAACGCTAGGGAAGAAGCTACCAAAAGCGGGTACCAAAACGCTAACGTTTACCCTGGTTCTATGAAGGATTGGATATCTAAGGGAGGTAAGACGATTTGA
- a CDS encoding rhodanese-like domain-containing protein (similar to uniprot|Q12305 Saccharomyces cerevisiae YOR285W Hypothetical ORF), translating into MLRALLVAPRCAVGSRCMSTSASKVYKFEDIRSLVQKPNPQKILVDVREPSELQQYKLPTAINIPLKSAPGALGLSPDEFQDVFDFEKPKTDKELIFFCAAGVRAKAAEELAKSYGYENTGVYPGSIHEWLERGGDKL; encoded by the coding sequence ATGTTGAGAGCATTACTGGTGGCTCCGAGATGTGCAGTAGGCTCAAGGTGTATGAGCACGAGTGCTTCAAAGGTTTATAAGTTTGAAGACATCAGATCCCTGGTGCAGAAACCTAACCCccagaaaattttggtcGACGTCAGAGAGCCCAGCGAACTTCAACAGTACAAGTTACCAACGGCTATCAACATACCATTGAAGTCTGCTCCGGGAGCCTTGGGTCTATCTCCAGATGAGTTCCAAGatgtctttgattttgagaagcctAAAACTGACAAGGAGCTAATATTTTTCTGTGCGGCAGGTGTGAGGGCTAAGGCGGCAGAGGAGCTCGCGAAGTCTTATGGCTACGAGAACACAGGTGTCTACCCAGGGTCCATCCATGAGTGGCTGGAGAGGGGCGGTGACAAGTTGTAA
- the RRP36 gene encoding rRNA-processing protein RRP36 (weakly similar to uniprot|Q12481 Saccharomyces cerevisiae YOR287C Protein required for cell viability), with product MSYYFKNLKPGYESDEELEDDEILKTLSKRYADEDESASDDELSSLSFDALRRAERQLEEESRKEKAGSQNESKPALKNAKRSKEKELELADSFKAKSYTEESFGENSDSSSENEGLFEEEEVVRGNKNSKADHGKNRKKSHAPSEQSSKKKVSRIRKIPGLETPKSMNENLYQDIRFDKSLGKAEDYESIRKRYQFLDEYRQKEISELSRLLSDRKFVNKISERERDEMQEKLTSMRSKLQTLKNRDLDRKILKDYETEINKGNKTKYHLKESEKRKVIQKYKFDHMKAKQREKVMDRKRKKRLGKEFKQFSFHNR from the coding sequence ATGTCATactacttcaaaaacctgaaaCCTGGTTATGAATCAGACGAAGAAttagaagatgatgaaatcCTCAAAACACTGTCGAAGAGATACGCCGATGAGGATGAAAGTGCCAGTGATGACGAGTTGTCCTCTTTATCTTTTGATGCACTAAGAAGAGCAGAGCGCCagcttgaggaagagagcCGCAAGGAGAAAGCCGGATCTCAGAACGAATCAAAGCcggccttgaaaaatgcGAAACGCAGTAAGGAGAAGGAACTTGAGCTAGCCGATTCATTTAAAGCGAAGTCTTACACTGAAGAATCTTTCGGCGAAAATTCAGATAGCTCCTCTGAGAATGAAGGACtattcgaagaagaagaagtggTTCGCGGTAACAAGAACTCGAAAGCCGACCACGGTAAGAACAGAAAAAAGAGCCATGCCCCTTCAGaacaatcttcaaagaagaaggtctCCAGAATAAGGAAGATACCAGGGCTGGAGACGCCCAAAAGTATGAACGAGAATTTGTACCAGGACATTCGTTTCGACAAATCATTAGGTAAGGCTGAAGACTACGAAAGCATCAGAAAGCGGTACCAATTCCTTGACGAATATAGACAAAAGGAAATAAGTGAGCTCAGTAGGCTGTTGAGCGATCGTAAATttgtcaacaaaatcaGTGAAAGAGAGAGAGATGAAATGCAAGAAAAGCTAACGAGTATGAGATCAAAGCTACAAACCCTTAAGAACCGTGACCTGGATCgcaagattttgaaggacTACGAAACTGAAATTAACAAGGGAAACAAGACCAAATACCATCTCAAGGAAAGCGAAAAGCGTAAAGTTATCCAGAAGTACAAGTTTGACCATATGAAGGCCAAGCAAAGGGAGAAAGTTATGGacagaaagagaaagaagagactGGGTAAGGAGTTTAAACAATTCTCATTCCACAATAGGTAA